The proteins below are encoded in one region of Syntrophotalea carbinolica DSM 2380:
- the hydE gene encoding [FeFe] hydrogenase H-cluster radical SAM maturase HydE: MTKELILHWLKTTDARQVARLWKAADDVRRQYVGDDILLRGLLEFSNFCDRNCWYCGLRADNTTVERYRMSEDEILDCAHKGMRYGYGTIVLQSGEDYGMSAAWMENVIRRIKRETNLAITLSLGERAGAELSCWKTAGADRYLLRFETSNRSLYDQIHPRCGEKGGDRIALLKKLEELGYEVGSGVMVGIPGQTYEDLANDIELFRSLGLSMIGVGPYIPHTGTPLGYADKLMTVPDGEQVPCSEEMPYRVIALTRLVCPSANIPTTTALATLNISYGRELGLSRGANIVMPNLTPKKYRPMYEIYPSKACIDETAADCRVCMHRRIASIGRTVGR; encoded by the coding sequence ATGACCAAGGAATTAATTCTTCACTGGTTAAAGACCACGGATGCAAGACAAGTCGCAAGACTATGGAAAGCTGCCGATGATGTCCGCCGGCAATATGTCGGAGACGACATCCTTCTCCGGGGACTTTTGGAGTTTTCCAATTTTTGTGACAGGAATTGTTGGTACTGTGGCCTTAGGGCGGATAATACGACGGTTGAACGCTATAGGATGTCGGAAGATGAGATCCTTGACTGTGCGCATAAAGGAATGCGGTATGGCTATGGCACCATAGTACTGCAGTCGGGTGAGGATTATGGGATGTCCGCCGCATGGATGGAAAACGTTATCAGGAGAATAAAAAGGGAGACAAACCTGGCGATTACCTTAAGTCTCGGGGAGAGAGCCGGAGCCGAGCTATCCTGTTGGAAAACAGCCGGTGCGGATCGATATCTTCTGCGTTTTGAAACCTCTAATCGGAGCCTGTACGACCAAATACATCCCCGGTGTGGCGAAAAAGGCGGCGATCGCATCGCCCTTCTTAAAAAGCTTGAAGAACTCGGATATGAGGTGGGCAGTGGGGTCATGGTCGGTATTCCCGGCCAGACGTATGAAGACCTGGCGAATGATATCGAACTTTTCCGGTCTCTCGGTTTGTCCATGATAGGGGTAGGGCCCTACATTCCCCATACAGGTACTCCCCTTGGATATGCAGATAAATTGATGACGGTACCCGACGGCGAACAGGTTCCCTGTTCGGAAGAGATGCCATACAGGGTTATTGCCTTGACGAGACTTGTGTGCCCGTCCGCAAACATCCCGACAACAACAGCTCTGGCAACCTTGAATATTTCCTATGGCAGGGAGTTGGGCTTGTCCCGGGGAGCAAATATTGTGATGCCTAATCTAACCCCTAAAAAGTACAGGCCCATGTACGAAATTTATCCCTCAAAGGCCTGTATTGATGAGACTGCTGCTGATTGTCGAGTATGTATGCATCGTCGCATAGCCTCGATTGGTCGGACAGTCGGGCGATAA